The proteins below are encoded in one region of Prevotella melaninogenica ATCC 25845:
- a CDS encoding ribonuclease HII: protein MLKSHYYESLIEAGCDEAGRGCLAGSVYAAAVILPPDYQNELLNDSKKLTAKKRYALREEIERDAIAWAVGIVTPEEIDKINILNASFLAMHRALDQLKVRPEAVIVDGNRFKPYQDLPSTTIVKGDGKYLSIAAASILAKTYRDDYMLSLAEEYPQYDWQSNMGYPTKKHRQAIREHGITPYHRKSYNLLGDGQLSFDF from the coding sequence ATGCTGAAAAGTCATTATTATGAAAGCCTAATAGAGGCTGGTTGCGACGAAGCAGGCAGAGGATGCCTTGCTGGAAGTGTCTATGCTGCAGCCGTTATCCTACCACCCGATTATCAGAATGAGTTGTTAAACGACTCAAAGAAACTGACAGCAAAGAAACGTTATGCACTTCGTGAGGAAATTGAGCGAGATGCTATTGCATGGGCAGTGGGTATCGTTACGCCTGAAGAGATAGATAAGATAAATATTCTCAACGCCTCTTTCTTGGCTATGCATCGAGCGTTGGACCAGTTGAAGGTACGTCCAGAAGCGGTTATCGTTGATGGTAATCGCTTTAAGCCTTACCAAGATCTACCTTCAACAACCATAGTTAAAGGAGATGGGAAGTATCTTTCTATTGCAGCTGCTTCAATCCTTGCCAAGACTTATCGTGATGATTACATGCTCTCCTTGGCAGAGGAATATCCGCAGTATGACTGGCAGTCAAATATGGGTTATCCAACGAAGAAGCATCGTCAGGCTATTCGTGAACATGGTATCACACCTTATCATCGCAAAAGTTATAACCTTTTGGGTGATGGGCAGCTCTCTTTTGACTTCTAA
- a CDS encoding SusC/RagA family TonB-linked outer membrane protein — protein MEKRLMMFLVGLFLSLGTALAQTEISGTVVSSSDGQPVVGASILVSGTQNGTVTDIDGKFRLSAPAGAKLVVSYVGMASKTVTASNNMKVTLNPNDKNLDEVVVVAYGTAKRQSITGSVAVVDSKKISDRISTTVTGALEGSAPGVQVNNSYGEPGATPKIHIRGVGTLVKDADQPLYIVDGTPFEGNIAELNPGDIESMSVLKDASSAALYGNRAANGVVLITTKKAKFSSKPNISLKMDQGFYRRGIPEYDRLGPNEWMEASWVAMKNYALSGGIASTEAAAGTFATEHLMGDFVKRNIYDAADNALFDSNGKLIASIRPGYDDLDWQKAVERTGHRQEYSLSAGVAGDKYNIYSSAGYLNEQGYTLNSGYERFTGRINTQYTANKWLELGLNLSGTSSVRSYNSSAKETFYANPFYVTRYMAPVYPVYLHNADGTYALDADGNKQYDTTSEYLENRNLPYEMTMDMDRVRRNVLDGLLYTKISLPYGFSLTGKVDLNHSNENRQKYNNPVIGDGASNNGRLSEYAYQYISYTGQELLNWDHNFDLHHVDVLLGHENYSWNRKYARVMNTNAAIAGLRALSNFVLNTDTEGYFEDYRTESYLGRLRYNYDEKYFFDFSLRRDGSSKFHKDKRWGNFFSAGVNWNIKKENFMKDVKWVDALRARVSYGEVGNDAAVNYYGYQALYYITKNGGNPALVRQKLSALDLKWETTQTLDFGIEGTLFDRLNFSLGYFDKRSKDLLFEVRFPLSAGSFFDDDAIQNLTQYQNIGTISNRGFEIMLGGDVVRSKDWTWNLSFDATTLKNKVLKLPKGKDILHGQQNYSEGHSAYEWYTYHFVGVDQMTGKSLYDLDPKQEATASAAGKLVEINGTKYTTSTSQAIRKWAGTALPSVYGSFGSNLRWKDLSLSMLMTYSLGGKTMDGSYRALMSTGSASSAAALHKDALNSWNGVPAGMTATSPNRIDPNGTPILDFNGSVDNNAVSDRWLTSSSYFIMKNIMLTYRLPKALVTKWGLGGIAVKAGVENLFTLTGRKGINPQYKFNGDSDNTYVSARVFNFGLTVDL, from the coding sequence ATGGAAAAAAGACTAATGATGTTTTTAGTCGGTCTATTCCTAAGTTTAGGAACAGCGCTGGCGCAGACAGAGATTAGCGGAACTGTAGTTTCCTCAAGTGATGGGCAGCCTGTTGTGGGTGCATCTATCCTTGTGTCTGGAACTCAGAACGGTACTGTAACTGATATTGATGGTAAATTCCGTCTCTCAGCACCTGCAGGAGCTAAGTTGGTGGTGTCTTATGTTGGTATGGCATCAAAGACTGTTACAGCTTCAAACAACATGAAGGTTACCTTAAATCCGAATGACAAGAATCTTGATGAAGTCGTTGTTGTGGCATATGGTACAGCTAAACGTCAATCAATTACAGGTTCTGTTGCCGTTGTCGATTCTAAGAAAATCTCTGATCGTATTAGTACTACGGTAACGGGTGCACTGGAAGGTTCTGCCCCTGGTGTACAGGTAAATAACTCTTATGGCGAACCTGGTGCTACACCTAAGATTCATATCCGTGGTGTGGGTACATTGGTTAAGGATGCTGACCAGCCTCTTTATATTGTTGATGGTACTCCATTTGAAGGTAATATTGCCGAGTTAAATCCTGGCGACATTGAGTCTATGTCTGTCTTGAAGGATGCTTCTTCAGCAGCTCTCTATGGTAACCGTGCGGCTAATGGCGTTGTCTTGATTACAACAAAGAAGGCTAAGTTCTCTTCTAAGCCAAATATCTCTTTGAAGATGGATCAAGGTTTCTACAGACGTGGTATCCCAGAGTATGACCGTTTAGGTCCAAACGAGTGGATGGAGGCTTCTTGGGTAGCAATGAAGAATTATGCGCTTTCAGGTGGTATCGCTTCAACTGAGGCTGCAGCCGGTACTTTTGCTACTGAGCACTTGATGGGTGATTTTGTGAAGCGTAATATCTATGATGCTGCTGATAATGCTCTCTTTGATTCAAATGGTAAGCTGATTGCTTCTATTCGTCCTGGTTATGATGACCTTGATTGGCAGAAAGCTGTTGAGCGTACTGGTCATCGTCAGGAGTATAGCCTTTCTGCTGGTGTAGCAGGTGATAAGTACAATATCTACTCTTCTGCTGGTTATCTGAATGAGCAGGGTTACACTTTGAACTCAGGTTATGAGCGTTTTACTGGTCGTATTAATACACAATATACAGCTAACAAGTGGCTCGAATTAGGTTTGAACCTCTCTGGTACTTCTTCTGTAAGAAGCTATAATTCAAGTGCTAAAGAAACTTTCTATGCTAATCCATTCTATGTAACTCGTTACATGGCTCCTGTTTATCCTGTCTATTTGCATAATGCTGATGGCACATACGCTTTGGACGCAGATGGTAACAAGCAATATGATACTACATCTGAGTATCTTGAAAATCGTAACCTCCCTTACGAGATGACGATGGATATGGACCGAGTACGTAGAAACGTATTGGATGGTTTGTTGTACACAAAAATTAGTTTGCCATACGGTTTCTCTTTGACTGGAAAAGTAGACTTGAACCATTCTAATGAAAACCGTCAGAAATATAATAACCCTGTTATTGGTGATGGTGCATCTAACAATGGTCGTTTGTCAGAATATGCTTATCAGTATATCTCTTATACAGGACAGGAACTTTTGAACTGGGATCATAACTTTGATCTCCACCATGTTGATGTTCTTCTCGGTCATGAGAATTATAGCTGGAATCGTAAATATGCACGTGTCATGAACACGAATGCTGCTATTGCAGGTTTGCGTGCGTTGAGTAACTTCGTATTAAACACTGATACAGAAGGCTATTTTGAGGATTATAGAACTGAATCTTATCTTGGTCGTCTGCGTTACAACTATGATGAGAAGTACTTCTTTGACTTCTCTCTTCGTCGTGATGGTTCTTCTAAGTTCCATAAAGATAAGCGTTGGGGTAACTTCTTCTCTGCTGGTGTAAACTGGAACATTAAGAAAGAAAACTTCATGAAGGATGTGAAGTGGGTTGATGCTTTACGCGCCCGTGTTTCATACGGTGAGGTTGGTAACGATGCAGCTGTTAACTATTATGGTTATCAGGCACTTTATTACATTACTAAGAATGGTGGTAACCCTGCTTTGGTACGTCAGAAGCTATCAGCTCTCGACTTGAAGTGGGAGACAACTCAGACACTTGACTTTGGTATTGAGGGTACGCTCTTTGATCGTTTGAACTTCAGCTTGGGTTATTTTGACAAGCGTTCTAAGGACTTGCTCTTCGAGGTTCGTTTCCCATTGTCAGCAGGTTCTTTCTTCGATGATGATGCTATTCAGAATCTTACACAGTATCAGAATATCGGTACTATCTCTAACCGTGGCTTCGAAATCATGTTAGGTGGTGATGTTGTACGTTCTAAGGATTGGACATGGAACCTCTCTTTTGACGCTACCACATTGAAGAACAAGGTACTCAAGTTGCCTAAGGGTAAAGATATCTTGCATGGTCAGCAGAACTATTCTGAGGGGCACTCTGCTTATGAGTGGTACACCTATCACTTCGTAGGTGTTGATCAGATGACTGGTAAATCTCTCTATGATCTTGATCCAAAGCAGGAAGCTACTGCTTCTGCTGCTGGTAAACTTGTAGAGATTAATGGAACAAAGTACACAACGTCTACTTCTCAGGCAATCCGTAAGTGGGCGGGTACAGCTCTCCCTTCTGTTTATGGCTCATTTGGTTCTAACCTTCGTTGGAAGGACTTGAGCTTGTCTATGTTGATGACTTATAGCCTTGGTGGTAAGACAATGGACGGTTCTTACAGAGCTTTGATGTCTACAGGTTCAGCTTCTTCTGCAGCTGCACTTCATAAGGATGCACTTAACTCTTGGAATGGTGTTCCTGCAGGTATGACAGCTACATCTCCTAATCGTATCGACCCTAATGGTACACCAATCCTTGACTTCAACGGAAGTGTTGATAACAATGCGGTTAGTGACCGTTGGTTGACAAGTTCTTCTTATTTCATCATGAAGAATATCATGCTCACTTATCGTTTACCAAAGGCATTGGTTACAAAGTGGGGTCTTGGTGGTATTGCTGTAAAGGCTGGTGTTGAGAACCTCTTCACACTTACTGGTCGTAAGGGTATAAACCCACAGTATAAATTTAATGGTGACAGTGACAATACTTATGTATCTGCACGTGTGTTTAACTTCGGTTTGACAGTGGATCTCTAA
- a CDS encoding RagB/SusD family nutrient uptake outer membrane protein gives MKYSINKFTAGALIAVAAMTASCSSDYLNVSPAESAEPSAAYANTSNARNTLNGIAKSMTVQQAYYGQGFAGENAIMRLYENLPSQNYNYNRYASGWATIHNQDYHYRSTVKYDSYAWAYYYQIINNANALLANIDNAAGNDADRKFIKASALTFRAYAYEKLVHYYCYRWQDSNNGTSQGLPLRLDTSTGNLKASTLAETYAQIYKDCQDAITLFTESGVTRSTAECWIPDLNTAHAVYARAALTRQDYATALAQAKLAENGRPLMTGDTYAAGFYKPNDEWILGSYGDASEQNWYWAYGVQGACNGYYASNQSTGAGTIGHELITRIPNNDARKQLFITEDKFRSINITDNAQVNQTYGILGQGNKSVKAQADSIVKKHQISGLSAAYASGYIYLDGQMKFWVTAQPGVSYLPFIRSSEMVLIEAEANYFLGNTADAQAALVKLNATTGRNASYTCTKTGTDLFNEIKDYREVELWGEGFAWSDYKRWNIPVVRHSFAEGGNAHAAVAKTIAVDYGNKWTWVIPQNEIDYNDLVRNE, from the coding sequence ATGAAATATTCAATAAATAAATTCACCGCAGGGGCTTTAATTGCTGTAGCTGCAATGACAGCATCTTGCTCCAGTGATTATCTCAATGTATCACCAGCAGAGTCGGCTGAGCCTTCTGCAGCATATGCTAATACAAGCAATGCGCGTAACACCTTGAATGGTATTGCAAAGTCGATGACCGTACAGCAAGCTTACTATGGTCAAGGATTTGCAGGCGAAAATGCGATAATGCGTCTCTATGAGAATCTTCCAAGTCAGAACTATAACTACAACCGTTATGCTTCTGGTTGGGCAACTATCCATAACCAAGATTATCACTATAGGTCTACAGTAAAGTATGATTCTTATGCGTGGGCATACTATTATCAGATTATTAACAATGCAAATGCACTCCTTGCAAACATTGATAATGCCGCTGGTAATGATGCAGATAGGAAGTTTATCAAGGCTTCGGCATTGACTTTCCGTGCATATGCTTATGAGAAGTTAGTACATTACTATTGTTATCGTTGGCAAGATAGTAACAATGGTACTTCTCAGGGATTGCCATTGCGCCTTGACACTTCTACGGGTAATTTGAAGGCTTCTACGCTTGCTGAGACTTATGCTCAGATTTATAAGGACTGTCAGGATGCTATCACGCTCTTCACTGAAAGTGGTGTGACACGTTCAACAGCAGAGTGTTGGATTCCTGATTTGAATACAGCTCACGCTGTTTACGCACGTGCTGCTTTGACTCGTCAGGACTATGCTACAGCTTTGGCACAGGCTAAATTAGCTGAGAATGGTCGTCCTTTGATGACAGGTGATACATACGCTGCTGGTTTCTATAAGCCAAATGATGAATGGATTCTTGGTAGCTATGGCGATGCAAGTGAGCAGAACTGGTATTGGGCTTATGGTGTACAGGGTGCTTGTAATGGTTACTATGCAAGTAATCAGAGTACGGGTGCTGGTACGATCGGTCATGAGTTGATTACTCGTATTCCTAATAATGATGCTCGTAAGCAACTTTTTATCACTGAAGATAAATTCCGCAGTATTAATATTACTGACAATGCACAGGTAAATCAGACCTATGGAATCTTAGGTCAGGGTAACAAGAGTGTTAAGGCACAGGCAGACTCTATCGTTAAGAAGCACCAGATTTCTGGTCTCTCTGCAGCTTATGCTTCTGGTTATATCTATTTGGATGGTCAAATGAAGTTCTGGGTAACAGCACAGCCAGGTGTTAGTTATCTTCCTTTCATCCGTTCAAGTGAGATGGTTCTCATCGAAGCTGAGGCTAATTACTTCTTGGGTAACACTGCTGATGCACAGGCTGCATTGGTTAAACTGAATGCTACTACAGGTCGTAACGCAAGCTACACCTGTACAAAGACTGGTACTGATCTCTTTAATGAAATCAAGGATTACCGTGAGGTTGAGCTTTGGGGTGAAGGCTTTGCATGGAGTGATTACAAGCGTTGGAACATTCCTGTTGTTCGCCACTCATTTGCTGAAGGTGGTAATGCACACGCTGCTGTTGCAAAAACAATTGCTGTAGATTACGGAAACAAGTGGACTTGGGTAATTCCACAGAACGAGATCGATTATAATGATCTTGTGAGGAACGAATAG
- a CDS encoding helix-turn-helix transcriptional regulator yields the protein MRFDKLKKQLELLILLSDGRNYTVEELCGRMNLSRRNFYYLLDFIKHAGFIVFKNQGYYHIDRRSPFFTQLLQTIQFTDKDVKTIHSVLTMAGNDSEMVNQLRQKLESSYNFSVSAESPIRRQMESNLKLLRKAMAEKKTVRLIGYSSPHSHSVKDRLVEPFLLLHNNEDVRCHELVSKQNKTFKISRMTSVEILDTSWLHEDKHRQVFTDIFMFSSEERYRVKLRLGQLSHNLFKEEYPQGAHYITPNADGSWLLDIEVCDYRGLGRFVLGLFKDIEIIEGDGFKAYLRAEIESLIDSSNQLLQK from the coding sequence ATGAGATTCGATAAATTAAAGAAGCAGTTAGAACTCTTGATTCTATTGTCTGATGGACGCAATTATACGGTTGAAGAGCTGTGTGGGCGGATGAACTTGTCGCGTAGGAATTTCTATTACCTACTCGACTTCATCAAGCATGCAGGTTTTATCGTATTTAAGAATCAGGGCTATTATCATATTGATCGTCGCTCTCCTTTCTTCACACAGCTGTTACAGACGATTCAGTTTACAGATAAGGATGTGAAGACGATACATAGTGTACTGACAATGGCAGGTAATGATAGTGAGATGGTGAACCAGCTAAGGCAGAAGTTGGAAAGTTCTTATAACTTCTCTGTGTCTGCAGAGTCACCCATTCGTCGCCAAATGGAGAGTAACCTGAAACTGCTACGCAAGGCCATGGCAGAGAAGAAGACGGTACGTTTAATTGGTTATTCAAGTCCACATAGTCACTCTGTTAAGGATCGTCTTGTAGAGCCTTTCCTTTTGTTGCATAATAATGAGGATGTACGCTGTCATGAATTGGTGTCAAAACAAAATAAGACATTTAAGATTTCTCGCATGACGAGTGTGGAGATACTGGATACATCGTGGTTACATGAAGACAAGCATAGGCAGGTGTTTACGGATATCTTTATGTTTAGTAGTGAGGAACGATATCGTGTGAAGTTACGTTTAGGACAGTTATCCCACAATCTCTTTAAGGAAGAATATCCACAAGGGGCGCATTATATTACTCCGAATGCGGATGGCTCGTGGCTTTTAGATATAGAAGTATGCGATTATCGTGGTTTAGGTCGTTTCGTTCTCGGACTCTTTAAAGATATAGAAATCATAGAGGGTGATGGTTTTAAGGCATATCTGAGAGCAGAAATAGAAAGTCTTATTGATTCGTCAAACCAACTATTGCAGAAGTAG
- a CDS encoding SGNH/GDSL hydrolase family protein: MFTRKILFVLLFFITFNAYAQQERWVGTWACAPQTVDKGFMPYNNQMTNRSVRQVVKVSIGGPVIRLQLSNELSSEPVEIASVYIAKAGEGAEIQKNSAKYLRFNNKRRVTIPAGKAAFSDALKFDLQPLERLSITINYLKAPKEPTVHMGSRTTSYILRGVTNANTDFSTAFKEDHWFNISAIDVLDASASSVAILGNSITDGKGCVTNAQDRWPDFMSAVLNGEHESKSPKTGVLNLGIGDNRILSVGLGQPGKERFDRDILGQRGLRAVIIFEAINDIGTSTNPEKTARQLIEAYQVMIKKARQRGLKVYMGTITPFNGCKGYFTEARDAARKTVNEWIRTNHEIDGFIDFDTLMRDPSSPDRLRKDCQIGDWLHPNPKGYKMMGEYAAERLEEMNVPTPSSQRPLTERK; this comes from the coding sequence ATGTTTACACGTAAGATTTTATTCGTTTTATTGTTTTTTATCACATTCAACGCTTATGCACAGCAAGAACGTTGGGTAGGTACATGGGCTTGTGCGCCACAGACAGTTGATAAGGGTTTTATGCCTTATAATAACCAAATGACGAATCGCTCCGTACGACAGGTCGTGAAGGTGAGTATCGGTGGCCCTGTTATTCGTTTGCAGTTGAGTAATGAACTGTCTTCGGAGCCTGTTGAGATTGCCAGCGTTTATATTGCAAAGGCTGGAGAGGGGGCAGAGATACAGAAGAATTCAGCTAAGTATCTCCGTTTTAATAATAAACGTCGGGTAACGATACCTGCTGGTAAGGCTGCATTTTCAGATGCGTTGAAATTCGATTTACAACCATTGGAACGTTTGTCAATTACGATTAACTATCTTAAAGCACCAAAAGAACCTACTGTTCACATGGGTTCGCGTACTACATCTTATATATTACGTGGTGTGACAAATGCTAATACTGATTTCTCAACAGCTTTCAAAGAGGACCATTGGTTTAATATTTCTGCTATTGATGTTCTTGATGCCTCTGCTTCCAGTGTGGCTATCCTTGGTAATAGTATTACCGATGGAAAGGGTTGTGTGACAAATGCACAAGACCGCTGGCCTGATTTTATGTCTGCCGTACTGAATGGAGAACATGAGTCGAAGAGTCCGAAAACGGGTGTGTTGAATCTTGGTATTGGAGATAATCGTATCCTCTCTGTGGGTTTAGGACAGCCAGGAAAGGAACGTTTCGATCGTGATATCTTGGGACAAAGAGGACTTCGTGCAGTAATCATTTTCGAGGCTATTAATGATATCGGTACGTCAACCAATCCAGAAAAAACTGCTCGCCAGTTGATAGAAGCCTATCAAGTGATGATTAAGAAGGCTCGCCAGCGTGGCTTGAAGGTCTATATGGGGACAATAACTCCTTTTAATGGCTGCAAAGGTTACTTTACAGAGGCACGTGATGCAGCACGTAAGACGGTAAACGAATGGATAAGAACAAACCATGAAATCGACGGTTTCATCGACTTTGATACGCTCATGCGTGATCCGTCATCACCCGACAGACTACGCAAAGACTGCCAGATTGGCGACTGGTTGCACCCTAACCCTAAAGGGTATAAGATGATGGGAGAATATGCTGCCGAGAGACTCGAAGAGATGAATGTACCAACTCCCTCCAGTCAACGACCATTGACAGAAAGGAAGTAA
- a CDS encoding PoNe immunity protein domain-containing protein — MGIFDYFFSHAKQKQDKAIRDKIKNRKFFSKMLIEIAKNKGETERLILEANTNKRLDTVYLHWSLGEQYISEIEIRYSMDANMTELKRIYSNSLEYFITGLAIEDPIYFEILKRVSLGILLNVSCAEFQQLIDYVERVDNQAEPADWTPDLLLWFMLNSRMGEDEKQTHANKLAFPKLYKGLFKLTQLSDAQAAKKALIDYIGKWYNLNKDAPWYNNHLKTSSYRGYWAWEVAAVAKILQIDDSDLKDNPYYPYDMVHWEEDDTTNDE; from the coding sequence ATGGGTATATTTGATTATTTCTTTAGCCATGCTAAACAGAAGCAAGATAAAGCTATTAGGGATAAAATAAAGAATAGGAAATTCTTTAGCAAGATGTTGATAGAAATCGCGAAAAATAAAGGTGAAACCGAGAGATTAATATTGGAAGCGAATACCAACAAAAGGTTAGATACCGTATACTTACATTGGTCATTAGGGGAACAGTACATCTCTGAAATAGAAATAAGGTATTCTATGGATGCGAATATGACGGAATTAAAACGAATATATTCAAATTCTTTGGAGTATTTTATAACGGGTCTTGCTATTGAAGACCCAATATATTTTGAAATCCTGAAACGAGTTTCGTTAGGTATTCTACTAAATGTTTCCTGTGCAGAGTTTCAGCAGCTTATTGATTATGTGGAACGGGTAGATAATCAGGCAGAGCCAGCTGATTGGACTCCAGACCTTTTACTCTGGTTTATGCTGAACTCTCGAATGGGCGAAGATGAGAAACAAACGCATGCAAACAAGCTTGCCTTCCCTAAATTGTATAAAGGGCTTTTCAAATTAACACAGTTGTCTGATGCGCAAGCAGCGAAGAAAGCTTTGATAGATTACATCGGGAAATGGTATAACTTGAATAAGGATGCCCCTTGGTATAATAATCATTTGAAAACAAGCAGTTATCGTGGTTACTGGGCTTGGGAGGTCGCAGCCGTAGCAAAGATACTGCAGATAGATGATTCCGACCTAAAGGATAATCCATATTATCCTTATGACATGGTACATTGGGAAGAAGACGATACAACTAACGATGAGTAA
- a CDS encoding energy transducer TonB, which yields MKRILFAMSLSICMAGTINAQQEKMSMKPYENEVRKDTIDTLGVKKEMPEKIICCIPPIPSFPGNIQQFLRAHLVWPAGRKNKKVEGKVIVQFYIERDGTCSQFKILRSLSPAFDTEALRVLKLMPKWNVDSTAKGGTWFVLPVRFKKQKSQL from the coding sequence ATGAAACGAATATTGTTTGCAATGTCACTTAGTATCTGTATGGCAGGAACTATTAATGCTCAACAGGAAAAGATGTCGATGAAACCTTATGAAAATGAGGTTCGGAAAGATACAATCGATACCTTAGGAGTGAAAAAAGAAATGCCCGAGAAGATTATCTGTTGTATTCCTCCAATACCATCTTTCCCAGGTAATATCCAACAATTCCTTCGTGCTCACCTTGTATGGCCAGCCGGTCGTAAGAACAAAAAAGTTGAAGGAAAGGTGATTGTTCAGTTTTATATAGAACGTGACGGCACTTGTTCTCAGTTCAAGATACTTCGTTCGTTGAGTCCTGCTTTTGATACAGAGGCGTTAAGGGTATTGAAGTTAATGCCGAAGTGGAATGTGGATTCAACGGCTAAGGGTGGGACTTGGTTTGTTTTGCCTGTTAGATTTAAGAAGCAAAAAAGTCAACTTTAA
- a CDS encoding energy transducer TonB encodes MIKKLLLVLLVSLFAVGNVNAQKPKMSMKPKKKECFERPCCGEPSTSPVCDTLNVDTLGAKMFETVEGLKPSFPGDILEFIAAHLQYPPELAENTISGRVVIKFFVTPSGCCCLFRVMRSVDPYLDREALRVLKLMPAWKWERRPKQGVWQLVPVTFRLL; translated from the coding sequence ATGATAAAGAAATTGTTGTTAGTCCTATTAGTAAGTTTGTTTGCTGTTGGTAATGTCAATGCGCAGAAGCCGAAAATGTCGATGAAACCGAAGAAAAAGGAATGTTTTGAACGTCCTTGTTGTGGAGAACCAAGTACTTCGCCTGTTTGCGATACATTGAATGTGGATACCTTAGGTGCAAAGATGTTCGAAACTGTCGAGGGATTAAAACCTTCGTTCCCTGGTGATATCTTAGAATTTATAGCGGCACATCTTCAGTATCCTCCTGAATTGGCAGAAAACACAATCTCGGGAAGAGTCGTAATAAAGTTCTTTGTGACCCCTTCAGGTTGTTGCTGCCTGTTTAGGGTTATGCGTTCTGTAGACCCATACCTTGACCGAGAGGCACTCAGAGTACTCAAACTTATGCCTGCATGGAAGTGGGAAAGACGACCGAAGCAAGGAGTTTGGCAACTTGTACCTGTCACCTTCAGATTATTATAA
- a CDS encoding energy transducer TonB, whose protein sequence is MFSNFHYPPSLQENCIQGRVVVKFCINPKGKCDHFSIVRSVDPLIDKEVLRVLKLMPKWKWRDRTKKCLWMVKAVEFQLR, encoded by the coding sequence ATCTTTTCCAACTTTCATTATCCACCTTCTTTACAGGAAAATTGTATACAGGGGAGGGTGGTAGTAAAGTTCTGTATTAACCCCAAAGGAAAGTGTGATCATTTTTCTATTGTGCGTTCTGTAGACCCATTGATTGACAAGGAAGTTCTACGTGTTTTAAAGTTAATGCCAAAATGGAAATGGAGGGATCGAACGAAGAAATGTTTGTGGATGGTAAAGGCTGTAGAATTTCAGTTGAGATAA